ATCGATAAGCTTAAAGCGTTACTCCCTAACTTTAGAGAGTTGATCAAAAGTGTCAAAGATTTGGTGGTGAAAATTCCTGTGGGGTCTAGATTGTATTTTCAGGAGTCTTGCCTGTCGGATAAAGTTACGGAAGATATAATGTTGTTTAATTCCATGAGGTCGTTTGTAGCCCGACCACTAGGAGGCCTTGACCAACACCAATTACCAAATGAGGACCCATTGCAATGTGTAATTCTTTCAGCGATTGAAGCATCTTTATTTGTCTCAAGCATGTATAATCTGTGAAAAAGCGTGCTAAATCGTTCCGAGCCAAACCATGCGTCATTCCAAAAATTGATGGAGGCGCCATTCCTGAGACATTTTGAGATGGAAGAGGAGAATGAGGCGCCTGTGTTGTCCGCAATTTTTCTAGCTTTAATAATTTCTTTCCAAACCGTGCGACCTGAAATATTCCTGCAAGAAACGTTAGAttccaacccccccccccccccccccccccccgtagATACTGGTAATAATTTTTACCCAAAGTGCGTGTTTCTCATTTTTgaagcgccaccaccatttacatagtagtGAGATGTTTTTACTAAAAAGAGAACCAACATTTAAACCACCTTTATCGTAGGGTAAAAGAATTTGATCCCATTTTATCCAATTAATTTTATTTTCAGTTGATGACCCGCCCTAAAAAAATTTGTGTCTTTTAGATTCAAGGAGGCTAAGGATGGAGGAGGGAGCATGAAAGAGGGAGAAATAATAGAGTGGTATGCTGCTTAAGATATATTTAATGAGTGTTAGTCGACCTCCGAAATAGATCGATTTAGCCACCCAGTCAGAAAGTCTTTTGTCGAACTTTTCGACGATTGGTTTCCAGGAGGAAGGATGAGATGAAGGCACACCGATGGGAAAACCAAGGTAATTGAATGGAAAAGTGCCAGAAGAACAGCTAATATAATTGGCCATATCTTCAATCTCTTGGGGAGAAGTACCGAAACCGTATAGTTTGCTTTTTGGAAGTTAACTTTGAGTCCAGAGATTTTCTCGAAGCATTTGAGGAGTTTGAAAATGTGTTTAGCATTTCTTTTACTCCATTCCCCGAAAAAAATTGTGTCGTCAGCGTACTGAAGGTGAGTGACAGAGATATTGTCATTGCCAACATTGATTCCACGCAGATGACCACTAGATAAGGCTCGTTTAGTGAGGATGTTAAGGCCTTCGGCGACGATGATGAAGAGAAAAGGTGAGATTGGGTCACCTTGGCGAATACCTCTTTCGGGGTAGAATTCGTCAGTGGGAGAGCCATTGATTAAAACGGAGATAGATGAGGAAGAGAGACAAGCACGAATGAAGCTAATCCATTTATTACTGAACCCCATGTAGTGCATGGTGTTAAATAGGAAGTCCCATTCGATACAGTCAAAAGCTTTTTCGAAGTCGACTTTGAAAATGAGACCTTTACGTTTTTTTCGTTTAAGTTTATCTATGATTTCATTTGCGATTAGCACGCTATCTAGGATGTTGCGACCTTTGAGGAAGGCTGATTGTTCAGCCCCAATGACCTTATGGATGACTTTGGCAAGACGGTTAAAGAGGATTTTGGTAAGGATTTTATAATAGCTTCCAATTAGACAAATAGGGCGATATTCATTCAAGCcaatagggttaggttttttggGGATGAGTGTGAAGAAGGATGCATTACAGCCTTTGGAAATTTCGGAGTTGGACCAAAACCAATCTAGCGCTTTAATGAGATCGTGTTTTATGAGATCCCAGTATTTTTTGAAGAATTTCATGTTAAAACCATCAGGACCAGGTGCTTTCGAGCTTTCGCAGTCATGGATAGCTTCCCAAATTTCCTTTTCAAGGAATTCGGATTCAAGAAAGAGGTTATCTTGTGTGGAAATGAATTCAAGGTGAGGTGCATTATCAAAAGGACAGTGATTGTTAAGTTTGTTGGATTTAAATAGATTTTTGAAATAAAGATATGTTTCATGTTTTATGACGTTGGGATCTTCAATCCAAGTTCCATTAAGAGATAAACCGTGtaaattatttttactattacgttTTTAATGAAATTATGGAAGTATTTCGAATTTTCATCTCCTTCGAGGGCCCATTTAATTCGAGATTTTTGTTTTAACATGTTTGCTTTCTTTTTTTCTTTATCTAGATGTGAAAATTTATCTTCAAGCCATTTGTTTTTCTCGGATTCGAATAGAGGTCTAGTTTCAGCTAAAGCTTCCCATTCGTTAATGTTTTTAAGTGATCTAGAATTTGAGTATCAAGATTATCGAGTTGAGCACTATGTTTTTTAAGTTCCAATTTGACGTTTTTCAGTTTGTTACGGAGGATACAATCGGGACGATTTCCAGTCATAGGGATAGACCAGGCCCGAGTGATGATCGAATCAGTGTCTTTGAGGTCAAGCCAAGTGTTAAAGACACGAATAGGTTTAGGGTCAGAGTTGAAATAAGTGTTCCTAAGGAGTATAGGACAATGGTCAGATAGATCACGGTCGAGAGTTTTAGAGGAGATGTTAGGCCATAATTTTAGAATGTCATCTGAAACGAGGAATCTGTCTATTTTACTGAATTTCATTCTTTTTATGCAGATTCTAGTGAATTTTTTACCGCCAAGGGGGATGTCAATTAATCCGAAATTGTTAATGAAGTTATTAAAGTTAGTATCCCATTGTTGATTGAACACACAATTCATGCGTTCTGAGGCTTTTCTAACTTCGTTAAAGTCACCGAATATGATGAAAGGGGATGTGAGGGAGTTTATAAGGGATGATAACTCAGACCATAGTCTTTGTTTTTTAGAAGAGGAGTGTGGACCGTAAACATTTATGAATGTAATCTTAGAATCATAACCCAGCCATGATCCGCAAAATGCAAGAAAAAATTCACCTTCAATAGCGTGATCGAAGATGAATGTATTACAGTCCCAAATAGTGATGATTCCCCCTGATGCCCCAACCGAATCTTTTTGGACGAATTTGAAGTCGGAGTTTCCCCAGAATGATTCAATGATGTTGTCTTGAGTATGTTCACATTTAGTTTCTTGTAGTCCAAGTATTGTTGGTTTCTCTTTGTTACAAATACGTTTAAGCCAATTAATTTTACCCAATTGCCCAAGTCCCCGAATTTTAAGAGATATCGTACACATTATAAAAATAAGATAAAAAACGAGAGAAAAGGAAAGATGTTACCAGGTATTCCACCGGATACGATGTTATGTCCAAGTTCGTTTGTGTCCAAGCTTTTGTCTTTAGAGGAGTTCGATAATTTCTTATTAATACTACATCCAGGTGCGGTGACAGAAACATGAGTGTGACTTGATGCATTATCCTCATTTAAAGACGATGTTTTGCAACGTTTAGAGAGTTGTGAAAAACGTAGTTTTTGGCCGCTTCTAGCTAGATGTTTGATATACAACATGTTAGATCTTGGCCGATTTTTCAGATTAGGGATAGGGACCTCGGTTGGGATACGGGTTGAGGATTTGGATTTTAAAATATCGTCTTTGATGCTTCTCTTAAAAGGGTGCTCTTTTTCTTTTGGGATCAATTTCGGTTTAAATTCAGAGGTGAGCTTATGTTTTGTTTTGGGTTTGTTCTTACCGATATGGATAAGATCGTTAAGGTTGAATGGGTCGGAAGATGTGGTTGCGGTATGGGGTGGAGGTGGGTCGGGCATGAGATTCATGGGAGAGATAGGTTGATTCTGTTTAGGTGATTGGGGGGTAATAGGGATCGAGGCAGGCATAAATGTATCAAGGTTATCAGTGTGTTGGACGCTATAATAAAGTGGGGAATTTATCGATGGGCTTGTATTTCGATTTGGAAGGATGTTGGGCTGAGAAGGTATTGGGCTTGGTGTGTTTTGAATAGTAGGTGGATTTGAATTTATGGGTTGGGCAGGAGGGATAATAGGATTAACTGGAGGTGTATCCGTTTGTGCTTTGGGAAGTAGAGAGGGGTCGGGACTTGGTGAATCTGGGATAACTTCATTAAAACCGTAGTCTTTGTAGCAATTATTATTTGTTTATTTCGAGCCGTTGCTACAATTATGACCATCATTAATGCCGAAACAATTGGTTTCCATACGTTTGGTATTGCCAGATTGAGGAGTCGAAGAGTTTTGATCAGAGATGTTGTCGGTGTTTAACGTTTCGAGGTTTTGCTGTGAATGATCTTTAGGAGGGTTACCTTCAAACGAATCATCATCATCCATGTTAGATTCTTCATCCGAAATCTGGTCATCGTTATCCGATTCATCGCTCGAGGAATAATCAGAAGGTGTGTCATCATGGTAATTAAACATTGAAAAGTTTTGAAGCTCTTTAACATACACCAACGTTTTCTTAGATTCATCGTGACAGATAATGGCATGTGAATCAATAGGTTTAAAATCGTTGGTTTTTATGATTACCGAACCATGAGATAGGTCTTGGTTATCTTCGTTGGAGATAGAGCAGTTGATAGTGTCGATAACTTGACCCCAATTGTTTGCAATATCATGAAAGGTGGAATCTAACCAACATGTAATCGGAACCCCAAAGATGTTAACGTAAGCTAGACGACCTGAAGTAGAATATTCTTCAGGGTCCCATGGATTGATATCATTGAGCCAATTCCATAAAGGGTGACTTTGGTTATTAAGCATATCGAGGGCCGGTCTTTTATCATCGTAAATAAGCATAATGTCGTGACCGCCGAGATATTTGATCGTGAATCCATCCAGATTTTCGCTTTGGCATATCTCATGAAAATATTCGAGGTATTCAAGATCCTTAACCTTACCAATGACAGCATGACCAAGTAAATCAAGTAATGGTTCATTCGGGTTTACCTTAATAGATGGAGTGTTGGTGCCGTTTGGTTTCTTGTTCGAAAATGCCTCCATAAAGCTTCGTTCATCAATCGTTTTGGAAATGTTAGAGTTAGGAACACGAGTGTTGTCTTGTTTAGGTGCATGCAGGAGAAGGATTAGAGGCATCACCCAGTTTCTTATCCCAAGCTTTATATACCTTAAGTAAACATTCTCCAGCAATGACAAGATTGAGTCTTCTAGCCAATGAATCCTTATGATACTCAGGGACATCGATGAATCGAACGAAACCGAATCTTTTGCCATTTTTTAGGGTTTTCTTAGAGATGTAAACCTCATGTGTATTCCCATATCTTTTGAAAATGGTCCAAAGATCCACTGATGTCCAATTATCAGGAAAATTATAGAACAAATATGAAGTAATACGATTCTTGTCAATCGGTTTAAGAGGTGGTGATGTGTTAGGATTCTTATTGCCGAATTGTTTGATGAGATTTCTCGCTGATTCACGTTGTTTGAATTGATTGTAAATGAGATTAGAAGATGAATTGAGGTTGGTgattttagggttagggttatgAGAATCGGTTTGGTTTTGAGAAGAAGATTGGTTTTTACGATTACCATGTTCAACCTTAACCCAGATGCCTTCATTTATCGGTCTGTAATGGATATGATCTGTGGTGGTGTCGGGTTTGTAGTGGCGGCGGTTGGAGGAATTGGGTGTAAAAGGGGAAGTCGAGATGTGAAACATGGTGCAAGTATTATAGATcgattaaaatgacagtaaagaaGACAAAGAAAACAAAAGAAACTAATATCTGTTATCGGAAAATGATGCCGGCAATGGAACAGTAGAAGAAGGTGATGAAACAGTAGAAGAAGATGAAGAGAGCATTTTTAGGTGTACATCCAAAGACACTTCAAGTACTCTTACAAAATTGAATAAAATATACGATTTAATGATAATGTTTCCTTAACTGCGTATTTTTTCTTTAGAGCAATAGATTTGAAACGGATGAAATATTAACAACTACCGACTTGAAACTACAGTAAATTGAACAACCCTACATCCATGACTAAAACCAAATACGATCCAGATCACCCGACAACTCAATCCTAGACGACCAAATTTCTCCGAAGCTCCTAAATCTACACAACCAAAAGAACATGTTACCTATAATCCTCTTAAACCCACACAAACATGACTCCAAAGGGGACCACCCAAACAAATCGCCACTCTATTTCGATAACCAACATTAGTAAAGctgaaaatgtgacgacccggaaatttttgaccaaatttaaacttgatctataTTTGATTTTGACACaagaagcaaagtctatttaattgaatctcaaaaactttgaactgttccatatattcatttgacctttgactattcctatgattcacgaacgtttatttgTAGATAGAAATGTatgtacttaaatatatattatatatatataatggtaaatggtaatattacaaaatttagttatttgaattaattatgtaaataaagtaATAGTATATGATATCATAATTTAAAATgcatctatatatgtaaataaagtatattgaatatatatatttgattttgaatttatttagtaaacaatagtagCACTCATTTATCATTCAATTAATAGTAAACCAGTTAAAAACAAAATTATGTGATTTTAAAagaaacggtgatacgaaaatgagttctataaattttaggcttattaaaaatgtatttaggaactatttgttaagttttaacattttttatattttacccataaatgagagggacagttgatgtaatttttatttaataaattaaggatcaaattttataccataatgaccaaaataaataaatatatttaatttaaaattttgagatttttctgagaacttttaatccaccacggagtacgaaataatagttcGTTAAAACTGTTGGTAAGATATTTAAATTAGaagcacgtttattattattaatattattatattatatttattgaaTCCGTGAATCAAATTAATTGAATTAGGATTACTGTATTTGATTGAATGCGTAACTGAATTGAAATATTTGAATTAAGTTACTATTACTGATTGCTAGTTACACATTTTAATCTTGGAATTTAGTATCTTATTAAAAATTTTAATTCCTTTATGTGCTGTAAAGTTTCTTCTTATGAGTTGGATAATGGATTCCTTGAATCGGATgttagtagtattactattatttgacCTTATGCACATATATATCTTACACTTACTCACCAACAAAAACCCATGTAACCTTCCTCAATTTAACATTAACAAATTGCTTCACAAAAACATATATGTTTCTTCTATATTATCCTATTAGTTTGATCATTCGTTGAAGTTACAAACCCAAGTTAACCATCGACTTCTAATGAGTCACAACGCTAATCGATCCAGCCAACATCTATCACATTCGATAAACCCATCTCAACTTAAATACCATCAACACTACCACCTCGGCTCACCTTCACAATCAACAAACCATTGATATAACCTCATCACCTTAAACCCACTCGGATTACAACCACCTTAAACCAACTTAACCTCCATCTTCTTATTTTTTCTTTGTGTACAACGGAACACCCATCAACATCCATCACCCTCTCATCGTTGAACCCTCATCACCCTTATTTTTTATTCAACCACCATCTTTACATAAACTCAAAGCTAGCTGCTCTTGCTTCAGTTATTGGTTGAACAGACACCATCATCATCTATCTGGTTTCTATTTTTGATCACCCTAAAACTATCTTAAACGAAAACCACTCCACAACTGCCACCAAGAAAACCACCAACACTTTTTATTTTCCTGCTATAGCACCGTAAACCATCACccaaaaccaccatcatcatcattaacgcTGCTGTATACTACTGATGTGACTCTTTATCTATTTCTAATTCGAACCAAACAAAACACCATTGACCTTGATAACTTTTTGAACAACCACCATCGAACCTCACTTCACTTACTGCTGTATATTCTATGTTGCAACCCATGAAACCACCTAAAAAACCACCGCCAATTCTGCTGTATATCATCTGTTTCTTTTCAATCATGAACGACCCAAACAACCCACCAAAACAACCATCAAACTGCCATATTTTTCACTGTATTGCTGCTATACGATCCCTTTTCTATTTATGTTTTAAACGAGATAATGATGGTGAAGTTTTACTACGAATAGAATgatgattgtgatgacccggaaaattccgaccaaatttaaacttgatctttatttgattacgacacgataagcaaagtctgtaatgttgagtcaaaatttttgaactgtttacatggattcatttaaccctgTGACtatttctaacgattcacgaacagttgttgtaaataaatgtgtgtatatatatatatatatatatatatatatataattataagtgtatatattaaattaaattaaaataatacaaataaatCATTCAAACTGAATTGAAAATTTAAAGTAATGAATAAAATAATTGGattattaataaaatgaataaattatataattaataaatataacataaataataatttataatattctGTACAAGTTAAAATGTAGTGGTTATAAGTTTATTACTCTtggtattataataaaaataaacataataatattaatattagtattaataattgtaTGATAAATATGAAACCAAATATGTACAAATTATtatattagtgttaatattattattatcatttaataatatccatattattaaaattagtattattattagtgttactaataatgttatcattaaacttatccttattgttattactaatatcattatattgttataatatttacttttattagttttataagcatttttatagttattattattattattattattgttatttattagtattatgattaattagtgttattattatcaataattatcaaaa
The window above is part of the Rutidosis leptorrhynchoides isolate AG116_Rl617_1_P2 chromosome 1, CSIRO_AGI_Rlap_v1, whole genome shotgun sequence genome. Proteins encoded here:
- the LOC139897098 gene encoding uncharacterized protein, translating into MCTISLKIRGLGQLGKINWLKRICNKEKPTILGLQETKCEHTQDNIIESFWGNSDFKFVQKDSVGASGGIITIWDCNTFIFDHAIEGEFFLAFCGSWLGYDSKITFINVYGPHSSSKKQRLWSELSSLINSLTSPFIIFGDFNEVRKASERMNCVFNQQWDTNFNNFINNFGLIDIPLGGKKFTRICIKRMKFSKIDRFLVSDDILKLWPNISSKTLDRDLSDHCPILLRNTYFNSDPKPIRVFNTWLDLKDTDSIITRAWSIPMTGNRPDCILRNKLKNVKLELKKHSAQLDNLDTQILDHLKTLTNGKL